From the genome of Streptomyces sp. V2I9:
GAGGCGACGTCGAAGGCGACCCAGCTGCCCATGCTGTGGCCGAACAGCACGTAGGGGAGGTCCGAGGCGGAGACGACCGCCGTGATCACGTCCTCGACCAGCTCCTCCCAGCCCCTGGCGAAGTCCTCGACGAAGCGGCCCTCACGGCCGGGGTAGCAGACGGCGGCGAGCTCCACGCCGGGAGGCAGGACGCCGGCCCACTTCATGTACGAGCTGACGCCTCCGCCGCAGTACCCGAGACAGATGAAGCGCTTGGCAGCCGTGAGGACCGTGCTGTGGTACGGGTGCGCCACCGGGACGCGGACGGCGGCGAGCCTGTCGCCGCGCAGCCGGTCCATGAGCGCGTCGAGGGCGGTGGCCTCGCCGCTGAGCATGCAGTCCCTGGCTCCGGGCACGATCGCCAGGGACACCGCCTCGCTCAGGTAGGGAGCAAGGGCCTCCTCCGTGAGGCGTACGCGGATCATCCCGCCCGGCGGTGCGTCCCGCAGGATGCGGGCGCGTTCCGAGATCACCGTGGCGGCCTCGCCCAGGTCGAACACACCGGCGAGCACCCCGGCGGCGAGCTCGCCCAGGCTGAACCCGCACAGCGCCGAGGGCCGCAGGCCGTCCGCGAGCAGCGACCGGCCGATCACCACGGACTGCACCAGCAGGGCGAGTTCACCGAGGCGTGGCTCGGCCTCGCCCGCGGGTGCGCCGGACAGCAGTTCTCCTACCGCGGTGCGGTCCTCGGCGGGCAGCGCTTGCAGGGCCTCGGCGAGCAGGTCCGCGAACCCGTCGATCCCGGCCGCGGCGCCGGTGAGATCGCCCGCCGGCTGTCCCTGGCCCGGCAGGACCAGCACATGGCCGAGCTTGCGCTTCGCGAGCCGGCTGCCCGTACGCCAGGTGGTGACCCCGCCGTCCCGCCGGACGGCCACGACGGCCTCCCGGTGGGGGAGCACTTGCCGCCCCGTGGCGAGGGTGTGGGCGAGGGCGCCGAGGCGCCCGGGATGCTCGGCGGCGAACCGCGCGACGCGCTCGGCGGTGTCCTGGGCGCTCCGCTCGGAGGCGGCGGACACCGGCAGTACGGCCACCAACTCGCCTGATTCCTCGACCGGTTCGGCGACGGGCGGCTCCTCCAGGACGACGTGCGCGTTGGTGCCGCCGACGCCCATCGAGCTCACCCCGGCCAGCCGCGGCTTCTCGCTCTCCCACGGGCCGCAGTCCTCGGGCACGAAGAGCCGGTCGCTCTTGGGCCTGATCTGCGGGTTGCGTTCCCTGAAATTCGCGACCGGCGGGATGCGGCCGTGCGCGAGGACGAGCGTCGCCTTGATGACGCCGAGGATGCCCGCGGCGGCGCCCAGGTGGCCGAGGTTGGCCTTGGTGGCGCCGAGTGCGCAGGGCACTCCGTCCGGCCCCAGCGCCTGTTCGATGGCCGCCCATTCGACGACGTCACCGATCGCGGTGGCGGTGCCGTGCGCTTCCAGGTAGCCGATCTCGCGCCTGTCGACGCCCGCGTTCGCCAGGGCCGCACGGATGACGCGGCTCTGCTGGGCCACGCTCGGCGCGGTGAAACCGACCTTCCGGTTTCCGTCGTTGTTGAGCGCGCTGCCGCGGATCACGGCGTGGACGGCGTCCCCGTCCGCGAGCGCCTGATCCAGACGCTTGATGACGACCGCGCCCGCGCCGCTGGCGGTGATGGTGCCGCCGGCGTCGGCGTCGAAGGGCCGGCAGGAGCCGTCGGCCGACCAGATGCTGCCGTCCTGGTGGTAGTAGCCCACCCGGTGCGGCAGTTCGATATTGACGCCCCCGGCCAGCGCCATGTCCGCGTCGCCATGCTGCCCGGGTACCGCAGTGGGTCGCAGCCCGCGTCCTCCAGGGCCGAGAGCGCGACCTCCATCAGGACGCGGCCGTTGAGGTTGAGTCCGTCGGCCTCCCCGGCGCTCATGCCGAAGGCGGCGTTGTCGAAGGCGTCGTACCCGTCCAGCGGCGCCGCGACCGGTACGTACCGGTTGCGCACCTCGGGGTCCAGGCTGATGTTCTCCCGCCGGCGGTCCTCCTCGCCGACTCGCACCATGCCCGTCGCCCCGGTCTCGATCCCGGTCCACAGGGAGCGGTAGTCGGCCGCCCCCGGAACCCTGCACGCCATGCCCACGATGGCCAGCGGCTCTTGCACCTGCTGCTCCCTCACGTAAAGCGGTCACCGCGTCCGGGCCCACCGTGCCGCGAATTCCACGGCGCGGTGGTGGCCACTGCGGCGGCTTGAGAACCGGATCCTCAGCTTTACGCCGGCCGGCCGTCGACTTCCAGCTGGGAGACGAACTCGCGCAACTGCGGGTAGTCGAAGAGCATGCGCAGGGTCGCGGACTGCGAGACCTGCTGGCGCACCTCCGCGATGGTGGCGCCCACCAGCAGCGAGTGCCCGCCCAGGTCGAAGAAGTCGTCGTGCGGGGATTCCACCGGCACGCCGAGCACCTCGGTCCAAATGGCGGCGACCGTCTCCTCGACGGGCGTGAACGCGGCGCCCTGTCCGCCCTCTTCAGAGGCCCGGTCCGCCGCCACGGCCGGGGTCGCGCCAGCGGCCTCGCCTCCCGCGAGGCCGGGCACGCGGGCCAGGACCTCGGCCAGGCCGAGGGAGTCCATCGGCGCGTCGGGCTCGTCCAGCAGCCTCGCGAGGATCTCCTGGTACGCGGCGGCGTACCCACGCGCGACCTCGTGGGGGTACGTACCGAGGGCGTACTCCCAGTCCAGCGCGATCCCCGTGTCGACGATGTCGCAGGCCACGTGCAGGTCGAACGGCCCCTGATCGGTCCGCGCGAAGACCTCGGACAGGTCGCCCTCGCCCAGTTTCAGGCTGCCGACGGCGCCCGCGGTGAACACCGTGCGCAGGATGTCCGAACCCAGCTGCTGCTCGGCGTCGAGGTCCGCGATCATCCTGCTGAACGGCAGGTCCTGGTGGTCGATGGCCTCCATGAGGTCCAGCGACACCTCGCCGAGCGTCTCGGCGAAGGACTGCGTCAGGTCGATCTCGGACCGGATGACGATGGTGTTGGCGAGCAAGCCGACCGTGCGCTCGAACTCGGGCGTCCGGCCGCTCGTGGCCATGCCCAGCACGGTGGTGCCCTCGCTCGTGGCGGCCGCGATCATCACCTTCATCACGGCCAGGAGGACGGAGAACTGCGTGGAC
Proteins encoded in this window:
- a CDS encoding condensation domain-containing protein — protein: MSLTLDDTLTESLTAFARRTRSTQFSVLLAVMKVMIAAATSEGTTVLGMATSGRTPEFERTVGLLANTIVIRSEIDLTQSFAETLGEVSLDLMEAIDHQDLPFSRMIADLDAEQQLGSDILRTVFTAGAVGSLKLGEGDLSEVFARTDQGPFDLHVACDIVDTGIALDWEYALGTYPHEVARGYAAAYQEILARLLDEPDAPMDSLGLAEVLARVPGLAGGEAAGATPAVAADRASEEGGQGAAFTPVEETVAAIWTEVLGVPVESPHDDFFDLGGHSLLVGATIAEVRQQVSQSATLRMLFDYPQLREFVSQLEVDGRPA
- a CDS encoding alpha/beta fold hydrolase, producing the protein MALAGGVNIELPHRVGYYHQDGSIWSADGSCRPFDADAGGTITASGAGAVVIKRLDQALADGDAVHAVIRGSALNNDGNRKVGFTAPSVAQQSRVIRAALANAGVDRREIGYLEAHGTATAIGDVVEWAAIEQALGPDGVPCALGATKANLGHLGAAAGILGVIKATLVLAHGRIPPVANFRERNPQIRPKSDRLFVPEDCGPWESEKPRLAGVSSMGVGGTNAHVVLEEPPVAEPVEESGELVAVLPVSAASERSAQDTAERVARFAAEHPGRLGALAHTLATGRQVLPHREAVVAVRRDGGVTTWRTGSRLAKRKLGHVLVLPGQGQPAGDLTGAAAGIDGFADLLAEALQALPAEDRTAVGELLSGAPAGEAEPRLGELALLVQSVVIGRSLLADGLRPSALCGFSLGELAAGVLAGVFDLGEAATVISERARILRDAPPGGMIRVRLTEEALAPYLSEAVSLAIVPGARDCMLSGEATALDALMDRLRGDRLAAVRVPVAHPYHSTVLTAAKRFICLGYCGGGVSSYMKWAGVLPPGVELAAVCYPGREGRFVEDFARGWEELVEDVITAVVSASDLPYVLFGHSMGSWVAFDVASRLEERGHRGPEALVLSSANAPSVRLDAGEVIPSQAQSDDQLRDWMRHFGLLPQHVLDDADLQEMAVELMHADIRVRDSFRFRPGSGVTAPVELFTGTEDETIDPDVQEQWRKLAGNGLRHTELPGSHFYTPAIWDVLPSHISSLRANAPAA